A section of the Paenibacillus aurantius genome encodes:
- a CDS encoding DUF5711 family protein, which translates to MKKLLIYLMLAGSLLLFAHPAMAEPLWQMEKEMNVNSLSVASDGERIAIGTQDAAAFVLKPDGTPVYRFEAKNVITGVSMLDTGELLVSSDDQHVYLLNAEGKPVWSKGMGKMVKSIASTPDGEVIAITLFRSNAVHLLNKQGETVREIPVGIEISGAEVSPNGKWLAAAGADQFLYVYNREGELVVKTSISGSINSVSISDEGVAVVGSSEDKVVILDAGGNKLAELPAGDVITSVHITGGADYVAYADYSGKYYVGSLKGRELWSAKEAGAGRQIRFSPDGKHLYAASDKGAVYQYEVGHLLEKGKQAAFRQKAIQYGSIAAALLLAAVLIFWTVKRTPHLYKRLWKDKYAYIMLLPSFSLILVFLYYPSLSGLFHSLYDWNPGSRSTFVGLDNFRRMLDDPYVSKGTVNLLILVVTGLFKTLIPPLIVAELIYHLRNSKAQYLFRTSFVISMVIPSVGFLLVWQNLYDPNIGLINQILNVIGLGSFAHPWLGDADTALWAIIFMGFPFIGIMQLLVMYSGLIAISDEVIEAAKLDGAKSFRIIRSIHLPLLAGQFKLLIVLALIGIVQDFGSILIVTGGGPMDSTYVPALQMYYAATKFGDLGYASALGVSMFFVILLITVINMKFIKTAD; encoded by the coding sequence TGCTTTTTGCTCATCCGGCTATGGCGGAGCCCCTCTGGCAAATGGAAAAGGAAATGAACGTAAACTCACTATCCGTCGCATCCGACGGCGAGCGGATCGCAATAGGCACTCAGGACGCCGCTGCGTTTGTGCTCAAGCCCGACGGTACGCCGGTCTACCGGTTTGAAGCAAAGAACGTCATAACAGGCGTATCGATGCTGGACACCGGGGAATTGCTGGTTTCTTCCGACGACCAGCATGTATATCTCCTCAATGCCGAGGGCAAGCCCGTCTGGTCTAAGGGCATGGGGAAGATGGTCAAATCGATTGCATCCACTCCAGACGGAGAAGTGATTGCGATAACGCTTTTTCGCTCTAATGCCGTGCACCTGCTGAATAAGCAGGGGGAAACCGTAAGAGAAATCCCAGTCGGGATTGAAATATCCGGCGCCGAGGTCTCTCCCAACGGGAAATGGCTGGCCGCGGCCGGAGCCGACCAGTTCCTTTACGTGTATAACAGGGAAGGGGAGCTTGTCGTCAAAACGTCGATTTCGGGCAGCATCAACTCGGTATCCATCTCCGATGAAGGGGTTGCCGTGGTCGGTTCGTCGGAAGATAAGGTCGTGATCCTGGATGCAGGCGGAAATAAGCTTGCCGAGCTCCCTGCCGGAGACGTCATCACATCCGTCCATATTACAGGCGGTGCCGATTATGTGGCTTATGCGGACTACTCAGGCAAGTATTATGTGGGCAGCCTGAAGGGCCGGGAGCTTTGGTCGGCCAAAGAAGCCGGGGCCGGACGCCAGATCCGGTTCAGTCCGGACGGCAAGCACCTGTACGCCGCATCTGACAAAGGAGCGGTCTATCAGTATGAGGTCGGGCATCTTCTCGAGAAAGGCAAACAAGCGGCCTTCCGGCAAAAGGCCATCCAATACGGTTCGATCGCGGCGGCGTTGCTTCTGGCCGCAGTCTTGATCTTCTGGACGGTTAAACGGACTCCGCACCTCTATAAGCGTTTGTGGAAGGACAAATACGCCTACATCATGCTGCTTCCAAGCTTCTCGCTCATTCTTGTCTTTCTTTACTATCCGTCTCTTTCCGGACTTTTCCATTCTCTTTATGATTGGAATCCGGGATCCCGGAGTACGTTCGTCGGCCTGGATAATTTCAGGAGGATGCTGGACGACCCCTATGTGTCCAAAGGCACGGTCAACCTCCTCATCCTCGTGGTCACCGGTCTGTTTAAGACCCTTATTCCTCCGTTGATTGTGGCGGAACTGATCTATCACTTGAGAAACAGCAAAGCCCAGTATCTGTTCCGGACTTCATTCGTCATTTCCATGGTCATCCCGTCCGTCGGTTTTCTTCTGGTCTGGCAAAACCTGTACGACCCGAATATCGGACTGATCAATCAGATTCTGAACGTCATTGGACTTGGTTCCTTCGCCCACCCTTGGCTCGGCGACGCGGACACGGCGCTGTGGGCCATCATCTTTATGGGATTTCCTTTCATCGGCATCATGCAGCTGCTCGTGATGTATTCGGGGCTTATTGCCATATCGGACGAAGTGATCGAGGCGGCCAAACTGGACGGGGCCAAGTCGTTCCGCATCATCCGTTCCATCCATCTGCCGCTGCTCGCGGGTCAGTTCAAGCTGCTCATCGTGCTGGCTCTCATCGGCATCGTACAGGATTTCGGTTCCATCCTTATCGTAACCGGCGGGGGGCCAATGGATTCCACCTACGTACCCGCTCTACAGATGTATTATGCGGCCACGAAGTTCGGTGACTTGGGCTATGCTTCCGCTCTAGGCGTCAGCATGTTCTTTGTAATCCTCCTGATCACCGTAATCAACATGAAATTTATCAAGACTGCCGACTAA
- a CDS encoding carbohydrate ABC transporter permease, protein MTKSETLVPRTGMVKPAVQLRKKAEIAQQAVLYAILGLIVIFTLGPILFTLISSFKTNAQILGGFWSLPTPPQMGNYEIAFKAIWRYTANTVGYAAISSILVVLLSAISGYTFAKKDFLGKEILFMMMLAIMMIPGVLTLIPSYVLYADLGLVNTPWVIIISAAAGGQIFGTFLCRSFMGGLSNELFDSAKIDGASEFTVFLKIVLPLTVPVLMTLFIMSSVGIYNEYIWPLLTIKSNEIQMIGVGLTQFKNQFGITNMGVEFAAYMISSIPLVALFSFGMKYYIQGLTQGALKM, encoded by the coding sequence TTGACTAAATCGGAAACGCTTGTTCCCCGGACCGGTATGGTAAAACCGGCGGTCCAGCTTCGCAAAAAGGCTGAAATCGCCCAGCAGGCCGTGCTGTACGCCATTCTTGGTCTCATCGTAATCTTTACGCTCGGTCCCATTCTTTTTACCCTGATTTCTTCCTTCAAGACCAATGCCCAAATCCTCGGAGGCTTTTGGTCGCTTCCTACCCCACCGCAGATGGGGAACTATGAGATTGCCTTCAAGGCCATTTGGCGGTATACGGCGAATACTGTCGGGTATGCGGCCATCAGCAGCATCCTGGTCGTGCTGTTGTCGGCCATTTCGGGCTACACCTTCGCCAAGAAAGACTTTCTCGGCAAGGAGATTCTCTTCATGATGATGCTGGCGATCATGATGATTCCTGGCGTCCTGACGTTAATCCCTTCCTATGTCCTTTACGCCGACCTTGGGCTGGTGAACACCCCCTGGGTCATCATTATCAGCGCGGCGGCGGGAGGCCAAATATTCGGCACTTTTCTCTGCCGGAGCTTCATGGGCGGGCTCTCCAATGAACTGTTCGACTCGGCCAAAATAGACGGGGCTTCGGAATTCACCGTATTTCTTAAAATCGTTCTTCCCCTTACCGTGCCGGTGCTGATGACGCTTTTCATCATGTCATCCGTCGGTATTTATAACGAGTACATCTGGCCCCTGCTTACCATCAAATCCAACGAAATCCAGATGATCGGCGTCGGCCTCACGCAGTTCAAAAATCAATTCGGCATCACCAACATGGGCGTGGAATTCGCCGCTTACATGATCTCTTCGATCCCGCTCGTCGCTTTGTTCAGCTTCGGCATGAAATACTACATTCAAGGACTTACGCAGGGCGCGCTTAAGATGTAA
- a CDS encoding alpha-L-rhamnosidase-related protein, with amino-acid sequence MEFRIACTGYAEVELDGSLLGAISEHPRQSMAFTCVDSFPDILEAGVHTLTLKIRCNEPMPIHPINIHLQDRSVGCIAYLQGDGFWLPTDETWKADDGRAEMVCRLGEEPYGELDNAPDWFVAGGYGDIAAERMESLNCLSASGLGAEVRGGSLILTGNGVRPLQLGETDARNERYIFYHLMKQNEWKALRLQQAERDWTDMPQALVEFPSEMNIRFHIENRGSDEVEIVWNGAESLHELHGYDSCITEHTVVKPGSRFVTNPQGMKMVQFIVGAGAEERFHLEIQFEAVGVPMKQVGGLECDNPLMKKIYDVSVHTSAVCHQTGLWDGIKRDRLNWAYDIYMAAKADYVLWDDLSVLRRSIRELGQTPYGYWMNSIPSYTLWWLCGVWDYYLETGDAAFVLELREDIARHLRWVEENTDKETGFFLTHARQEVSFIEWVPMGGEESWYCLNAIYKLMRTQISRLAAHVPELGIEVRGEGPKLPEEVFLEGASALLTPLLGIMSGSVSTEKAEAFLLNCELKDPLTPLSAYWFADCCSRYGFHEKAWEAISLVWGSMLDSGATTFWESTVLTRGEDYHDAQTTYTAYGSYRMSLCHSWSGTPVVWISRYILGIQPLEPGYRTFDFMPNALPGLTECKGAVHTPNGPILVEWKVTEGGMDKSVWHPGRVITG; translated from the coding sequence ATGGAATTCCGCATAGCCTGTACGGGCTATGCGGAGGTGGAACTGGATGGGAGCCTGCTGGGCGCCATCTCGGAGCATCCGCGGCAATCGATGGCCTTTACCTGTGTTGACAGCTTCCCGGATATACTGGAAGCGGGTGTCCATACCCTTACCTTGAAGATTCGCTGCAATGAACCTATGCCGATCCATCCCATCAACATCCATCTCCAAGACCGCTCCGTCGGCTGTATCGCTTATCTTCAGGGAGACGGATTCTGGCTTCCGACCGACGAAACATGGAAGGCGGACGACGGCCGGGCGGAGATGGTGTGCAGGCTCGGGGAGGAGCCATACGGCGAGTTGGACAACGCGCCGGATTGGTTTGTGGCCGGCGGATATGGCGACATTGCCGCCGAACGCATGGAGAGCCTTAACTGCCTATCAGCCTCGGGTCTCGGAGCCGAAGTTCGCGGAGGCTCCCTGATTTTGACCGGAAACGGGGTTCGGCCGCTCCAGCTCGGTGAGACGGATGCCCGGAACGAGCGCTATATTTTTTATCATCTGATGAAGCAAAACGAGTGGAAGGCACTTCGCCTGCAGCAGGCCGAACGGGACTGGACCGACATGCCCCAGGCCCTTGTGGAATTCCCCTCCGAGATGAACATCCGATTCCATATCGAGAACCGGGGCTCAGACGAAGTGGAGATAGTATGGAACGGGGCGGAATCGCTGCATGAGCTGCACGGCTATGATTCCTGCATCACGGAGCACACCGTCGTGAAGCCGGGGAGCCGTTTTGTGACGAATCCCCAGGGCATGAAAATGGTTCAGTTCATCGTGGGGGCGGGTGCGGAGGAAAGATTCCACCTGGAAATCCAATTTGAGGCGGTCGGCGTTCCCATGAAGCAGGTGGGAGGACTGGAATGTGACAATCCGTTGATGAAGAAGATCTACGACGTTTCGGTACATACCAGCGCGGTCTGCCATCAGACCGGATTGTGGGACGGAATTAAAAGGGATCGCCTAAATTGGGCTTACGATATCTACATGGCGGCCAAGGCGGACTATGTTCTATGGGATGATCTTTCCGTCCTGCGCCGTTCCATTCGGGAGCTGGGTCAAACACCTTACGGTTACTGGATGAACTCCATTCCCTCCTACACCTTATGGTGGCTGTGCGGAGTGTGGGATTATTATCTGGAGACGGGCGATGCCGCGTTTGTTCTGGAGCTTAGGGAGGACATTGCCCGTCATCTCCGGTGGGTCGAAGAGAACACCGACAAGGAGACCGGATTCTTTCTGACGCATGCACGGCAGGAGGTTTCGTTTATCGAATGGGTGCCGATGGGCGGGGAGGAATCCTGGTACTGTCTGAATGCGATTTATAAACTCATGAGGACACAGATCAGCCGGCTGGCCGCACACGTGCCCGAGCTGGGGATCGAGGTAAGAGGAGAGGGACCGAAGCTTCCGGAGGAAGTCTTTCTGGAAGGCGCGTCGGCGCTTCTCACCCCACTTCTAGGGATCATGAGCGGTTCGGTTTCTACGGAAAAAGCAGAGGCGTTTCTCTTGAACTGCGAGCTCAAGGACCCGCTGACCCCTCTATCCGCTTATTGGTTTGCCGACTGCTGCTCCCGGTATGGGTTTCACGAAAAAGCGTGGGAGGCCATTTCCCTTGTTTGGGGCTCCATGCTGGATTCAGGCGCCACGACCTTCTGGGAGAGCACTGTGCTTACCCGCGGGGAGGATTATCATGATGCCCAGACGACGTACACGGCTTACGGGTCCTACCGGATGAGCCTCTGCCACAGTTGGTCGGGCACTCCCGTTGTTTGGATCAGCCGCTATATCCTCGGGATCCAGCCGCTTGAACCGGGCTACCGGACCTTTGACTTTATGCCAAATGCTCTGCCGGGGCTCACGGAGTGCAAAGGGGCTGTCCACACACCCAATGGGCCGATTCTCGTGGAATGGAAGGTGACGGAGGGCGGCATGGATAAATCCGTCTGGCATCCGGGAAGGGTGATTACCGGTTGA
- a CDS encoding DUF5722 domain-containing protein, with translation MTKWNRLFLVALVFAVGLQWIPSGIALAGKYDSTLQESPNVRHVTGFYPSIKIDDFNTPDSVDAPGKWSKGEGVSEVRYTAKTANSPGSPYEGTHVLEAVSGQVKAYEWRTMYKEFSVPLDLSSVKYLTFAANAYGWKTEDYLIRVSLYNGDDKFQSIVKINPNGWNEVGVSVADWANRNRITKIEFSFMLNYDLAGLRDGDPGYAWWGGNYQIDLLSGSNTLDMDFNIEGETEGFTAQGASASAAGGELNLTVTDSAPVLVSPPLLHNIGSLNTLEVSMSNNSAFDRVRIDWITEESPEWNEAKSAVFDIQPNGSGYADYDFNLSANSLWTGLLKQFKLTFLSGNGASSGQIGIDKIGFKNLAPIVVYPGEISRHELTDSLDKIVIAGSIKPEALSKYGSGSIAFFELQPYEDETALTGKTPLSEASVSANFSFETDLKDTNGRSRLFSKFAVAAQLADGTYELIDRAHYVTNPEALAPNRYPFPAAASKKGLQVQMVGDAEDLGISHAALNVTYTGALYIDGNVNPANTLVYEYEGQKYYFKKNWVEANDNSIKSLSDNSVTVSLILLAYKENMDGTTPNRYLIHPDAGDNGIVYAFNTTDETGTNYYKAITAFLADRYTREDQKYGRAVNYIVGNEVDAAEAWYNMGSGKLIGEFIEDYGRTVRLTNTVLKSRYSQARVYISLTHNWDEDLPSTGTNYDGRMIVDTLQQEMMSQGDIPWNIAYHPYPENLFDPKAWNAPTSTDRFDTKKITFKNLHVLVDYLKQSRMLYNGEPRRIILSEQGFHSLDNSLEGQKIQAAAYAYAYYITNFLDGIDSFILHRHVDHAGEYGLNLGLWTHDPDISGAKNIPYEHKYIYDVFKYIDTSRSLEVTEFAKSIIGISDWREIAPAFDPAKLALREIPQENPAVRIEPKQLKDAKMISDFESTDDGWAKAEYVSRVESDSSLQLNGARSLKAVLMNSGVQLGESAGVSKSFDTPFSFKRKPYLFFGIHPTDGPASGTYTARIKVYSGSHVLEAAADVKPQEWSTIAVNLNDWAYKDQVTKIKIWLEPMDRVRWAAGSFHMDAIGMAEGVTGDVQKILQ, from the coding sequence ATGACAAAGTGGAACAGACTGTTTCTCGTTGCTTTGGTTTTTGCCGTGGGACTCCAGTGGATCCCGTCGGGAATCGCTCTCGCAGGGAAGTATGACTCTACCCTGCAGGAATCTCCGAATGTCCGGCATGTGACGGGCTTTTATCCTTCCATCAAGATCGATGACTTCAACACACCGGATTCGGTGGACGCACCGGGGAAATGGAGCAAGGGAGAAGGAGTGTCGGAAGTCCGTTATACGGCCAAAACGGCAAACAGTCCGGGATCCCCGTATGAAGGCACCCATGTTCTGGAGGCCGTATCGGGACAGGTCAAGGCGTACGAGTGGCGAACAATGTACAAGGAATTTTCCGTCCCCCTTGACCTCTCAAGCGTAAAGTACCTGACGTTTGCCGCCAATGCCTATGGCTGGAAAACCGAGGATTATTTGATTCGGGTAAGCCTGTACAACGGCGACGACAAGTTCCAAAGCATCGTAAAGATCAATCCCAATGGCTGGAATGAGGTTGGCGTATCCGTCGCGGACTGGGCAAACCGAAACCGGATTACCAAGATCGAATTCTCTTTCATGCTTAATTACGATCTCGCCGGCTTGCGGGACGGCGACCCGGGCTATGCCTGGTGGGGCGGCAATTACCAGATTGACCTTTTGAGCGGTTCGAATACGCTCGACATGGATTTCAACATCGAGGGGGAGACCGAGGGCTTTACGGCCCAGGGCGCCTCGGCCAGTGCAGCGGGAGGAGAACTCAACCTTACGGTAACGGATTCCGCTCCCGTGCTGGTTTCCCCGCCGCTGCTTCACAATATTGGATCGCTGAACACCTTGGAAGTCAGCATGAGCAACAATTCCGCGTTCGACCGGGTCCGGATCGATTGGATCACCGAGGAGAGCCCGGAGTGGAATGAAGCCAAGTCGGCGGTGTTCGACATTCAGCCCAATGGCAGCGGATACGCGGATTATGATTTCAATTTGTCCGCCAATTCCCTTTGGACCGGGCTGCTGAAGCAGTTCAAGCTTACTTTTCTCAGCGGAAACGGGGCGAGCTCGGGTCAGATTGGAATTGACAAAATCGGATTCAAAAACTTGGCTCCCATCGTCGTCTATCCGGGTGAGATCAGCAGACACGAACTGACAGACTCCCTGGACAAGATCGTCATCGCAGGGTCCATCAAGCCGGAAGCTCTCTCCAAATACGGCTCGGGAAGCATCGCCTTTTTTGAACTGCAGCCTTACGAGGATGAGACGGCATTAACGGGGAAAACCCCTCTATCCGAAGCTAGTGTCTCTGCGAATTTTTCGTTTGAAACGGACTTGAAGGACACGAACGGGCGCTCCAGACTGTTTTCCAAATTTGCCGTAGCGGCCCAGCTTGCGGACGGAACGTACGAACTGATCGACCGGGCTCACTATGTCACGAATCCGGAAGCCCTCGCTCCGAACCGTTATCCCTTCCCCGCAGCGGCAAGCAAGAAGGGGCTGCAGGTGCAGATGGTTGGCGACGCAGAGGATCTGGGAATCAGCCATGCCGCTTTGAACGTGACCTATACGGGTGCGCTGTACATCGATGGTAATGTGAACCCCGCTAACACGTTGGTTTACGAGTATGAAGGCCAGAAATACTACTTCAAGAAAAATTGGGTCGAGGCGAACGATAACTCTATCAAAAGCCTGTCGGATAACAGCGTGACGGTCTCTCTCATCCTGCTCGCCTACAAAGAAAATATGGACGGCACGACTCCCAACCGTTATTTGATCCATCCGGACGCGGGCGATAACGGAATTGTCTATGCTTTCAATACGACCGATGAGACCGGCACCAATTACTATAAGGCGATTACCGCCTTCCTGGCTGATCGGTATACCCGCGAAGACCAGAAGTACGGAAGAGCGGTCAATTACATCGTCGGCAACGAGGTTGACGCCGCCGAGGCCTGGTACAACATGGGGTCCGGCAAATTGATCGGTGAGTTTATCGAGGATTACGGCCGGACCGTGCGCCTGACGAACACGGTTCTCAAGAGCCGTTACAGCCAGGCAAGAGTCTACATCTCCCTGACGCATAACTGGGATGAGGATCTGCCATCCACTGGAACCAACTACGATGGCCGGATGATCGTCGACACGCTGCAGCAAGAAATGATGAGCCAAGGCGATATCCCTTGGAACATCGCCTATCATCCTTATCCGGAAAACCTGTTCGATCCGAAGGCATGGAATGCTCCCACTTCGACGGACCGGTTTGATACCAAGAAGATCACCTTCAAGAACCTGCATGTCCTCGTCGACTATTTGAAGCAGTCCCGTATGCTGTATAACGGCGAGCCTCGTCGGATCATCCTGTCCGAGCAGGGCTTCCACAGTCTGGACAATTCTCTTGAAGGACAGAAGATACAGGCTGCGGCCTATGCTTACGCCTATTACATCACGAACTTTCTCGATGGCATCGATTCGTTTATTCTCCACCGCCATGTGGACCACGCGGGGGAATACGGCTTGAACCTTGGTCTCTGGACGCACGACCCGGACATTAGCGGAGCCAAAAACATCCCGTATGAACACAAGTATATTTACGATGTGTTCAAGTACATCGATACGAGCCGCTCCCTTGAGGTAACGGAATTCGCTAAGTCTATCATCGGCATTTCCGATTGGAGAGAGATCGCACCGGCTTTTGATCCGGCAAAGCTCGCTCTCCGGGAAATTCCGCAGGAAAACCCAGCGGTCCGGATTGAGCCGAAGCAGTTGAAAGACGCGAAGATGATCTCGGATTTTGAAAGTACGGATGACGGCTGGGCAAAGGCGGAATATGTCTCCCGGGTGGAGTCCGACAGTTCCCTGCAGCTAAACGGCGCCCGTTCCCTAAAAGCGGTCCTCATGAACAGCGGTGTCCAATTGGGAGAAAGTGCGGGGGTTTCCAAATCATTCGACACACCCTTTAGCTTTAAGCGCAAGCCCTATTTGTTCTTTGGCATCCATCCGACTGACGGGCCAGCCTCCGGCACTTACACGGCACGCATTAAGGTTTACAGCGGAAGTCATGTTTTGGAAGCCGCCGCTGATGTAAAGCCGCAAGAATGGAGCACCATTGCCGTGAACCTGAACGATTGGGCCTATAAAGATCAGGTGACCAAAATCAAAATCTGGCTGGAACCGATGGACCGAGTCCGCTGGGCGGCCGGCAGTTTCCATATGGATGCCATTGGTATGGCGGAAGGAGTAACAGGAGACGTACAAAAAATCTTACAGTAA